From the genome of Rhizobium sp. NXC24, one region includes:
- a CDS encoding type I secretion system permease/ATPase, translated as MPAVPKEPPQKFILLMLSSLRKAFFSIAIASAAINMLALTGSFFMLQVYDRVIPGRSLPTLAGLAIIAATLFIFQGALELLRSMLLARVGVSLDQRMNRKVFGSLILLPTKMQAPDDGLQSVRDLEQVRSFLSGGGSTALFDLPWMPFYLILCFLFHFWIGFTALCGATLLIVLTALAEILSQRPALEAAKSSAARLGFAQAARRNWEAVVAMGFSGRLIEKWTAMNEDYLGNQLSAGNIVGTLTTIAKIWRMMLQSAVLAVGAILVIKQEATGGIIIASSIMVTRALAPVELAIGQWKGFVAARQSWSRLAKLLDLIPNEHRAMALPAPQKNLSVENISLTSPGSRDFILRNVSFQISAGTVLGVIGPSASGKSSLVRAITGLWPVIIGSIRLDQAALSQWEQGDLGRHIGYLPQDVGLFDGSIAENISRFANDMQPGPIIAAAKAAGVYDMIVKLPDGFDTVIGEGGSRLSAGQRQRIALARALYDDPFLVVLDEPNSNLDAEGEASLTKALLGIRARGGIAIVVAHRPSALAAADKVAIIANGQLQAFGPKDEILGTSARHSGPGPVRLMIAGEDVSG; from the coding sequence GTGCCTGCTGTCCCGAAAGAACCGCCACAGAAATTCATCCTGCTGATGCTGTCTTCCCTTCGAAAGGCGTTTTTCAGCATTGCCATTGCGAGCGCTGCGATCAACATGCTGGCGCTGACCGGCTCCTTTTTCATGTTGCAGGTTTACGATCGGGTCATTCCGGGCCGCAGCCTTCCAACGCTCGCCGGGCTTGCGATCATCGCCGCGACCCTCTTCATATTCCAGGGAGCCCTGGAATTGCTGCGCTCGATGCTGCTCGCGCGCGTTGGCGTCTCTCTCGACCAACGGATGAATCGGAAGGTCTTTGGCTCGCTCATTCTTCTGCCGACAAAAATGCAGGCGCCCGATGATGGGCTGCAGTCCGTCCGCGATTTGGAGCAGGTTCGATCGTTCTTGTCCGGCGGCGGTTCGACGGCGTTGTTCGATCTGCCTTGGATGCCCTTTTATCTCATCCTGTGTTTTCTGTTTCATTTCTGGATCGGCTTTACCGCCCTATGCGGCGCCACCCTGCTTATTGTCCTGACAGCGCTGGCGGAGATCCTTTCGCAAAGGCCGGCCTTGGAGGCTGCAAAGTCTTCCGCAGCTCGTCTCGGCTTTGCACAAGCGGCGCGACGAAACTGGGAGGCGGTGGTCGCAATGGGTTTCAGCGGCCGCCTGATCGAGAAATGGACGGCCATGAATGAGGATTATCTGGGAAATCAGCTCTCCGCCGGTAATATCGTCGGCACGCTGACCACGATCGCGAAGATATGGCGGATGATGCTGCAATCCGCCGTGTTGGCCGTCGGCGCGATCCTTGTCATCAAACAGGAGGCGACGGGCGGCATCATCATCGCCAGTTCGATCATGGTCACCCGCGCGCTCGCTCCGGTGGAGCTTGCAATCGGGCAATGGAAGGGTTTTGTCGCCGCGCGCCAAAGCTGGTCGCGCCTCGCCAAGCTGCTGGATCTGATCCCCAACGAGCATCGGGCCATGGCCCTGCCGGCACCGCAAAAGAACCTCAGCGTCGAAAACATAAGCCTTACCTCCCCCGGGAGCCGCGATTTCATCCTGCGCAATGTCTCATTCCAGATATCGGCGGGCACGGTGCTGGGCGTGATCGGCCCCAGTGCCTCGGGAAAATCGTCGCTCGTCAGAGCGATCACCGGATTGTGGCCGGTGATCATCGGCTCGATCAGGCTCGATCAGGCAGCCTTGTCGCAATGGGAGCAAGGCGATCTGGGACGCCATATCGGATACCTGCCCCAGGATGTCGGTCTGTTCGACGGTTCGATAGCCGAGAATATTTCCCGCTTCGCGAATGACATGCAGCCTGGACCGATTATCGCGGCGGCGAAGGCGGCGGGTGTCTACGACATGATCGTCAAGCTGCCGGATGGCTTCGACACGGTCATCGGCGAGGGCGGCTCGCGACTTTCCGCCGGTCAGAGGCAGCGCATTGCCTTGGCCCGGGCCCTTTATGACGATCCGTTCCTGGTGGTTCTTGACGAGCCGAACTCCAATCTGGATGCCGAAGGCGAGGCATCCTTGACCAAGGCCTTGCTAGGTATCCGCGCACGGGGCGGCATAGCCATCGTCGTCGCTCATAGGCCGAGCGCTCTGGCCGCCGCGGATAAGGTCGCGATCATTGCCAACGGCCAGTTACAGGCATTCGGACCCAAGGATGAGATTCTTGGCACATCCGCGAGGCATTCGGGGCCGGGACCGGTGCGTTTGATGATAGCCGGCGAGGATGTGAGCGGATGA